The Polaribacter tangerinus genome has a segment encoding these proteins:
- a CDS encoding mechanosensitive ion channel yields the protein MNQIIETYNQLTGSFGGPLSAILIIVIGWFIAGLLKRITKKIISKTGIDKSLNSEKVNFGTLIAKLIYYIVMIFVFMLALDKLGMTSVLEPIKQLLNKFTSFIPNIVGAGLVAYIGYMLATIGAELVALSGGTIKKFTPKLRLPENINVVDILKKVVFIFIFIPLLISALNILNIDSVSEPASNMLESFFNAIPKVLVATIILIVFLVGGRFLSELLKDLLDSLNLNEVLNKAGLTSLTGKTNIERLIANLVYAFIIVFGLITAIDKLEFTKLSEIMFTVVEMGGNIIFGLVILAIGNWIATVASKNFLKSDNNPFVGNIIKIAILAIFLAIGLSRMGIAEDIINLAFGITLGAIALTVVLAFGLGGREAAGKQMSKILDKFNQK from the coding sequence ATGAATCAAATTATTGAAACTTACAATCAACTTACAGGTTCTTTCGGCGGACCTTTAAGTGCCATTCTTATTATTGTAATAGGATGGTTTATTGCCGGATTGTTAAAAAGAATTACCAAAAAAATAATCTCTAAAACAGGTATCGATAAATCTTTAAACAGTGAAAAAGTAAACTTCGGAACTTTAATTGCAAAATTAATTTACTATATTGTAATGATTTTTGTGTTTATGCTCGCTTTAGATAAACTTGGTATGACAAGTGTTTTAGAGCCTATAAAACAATTATTAAATAAATTTACAAGCTTTATCCCTAATATTGTAGGTGCTGGTTTAGTGGCATACATTGGTTATATGTTAGCAACTATTGGTGCTGAGTTAGTAGCTCTTTCCGGTGGAACCATCAAAAAGTTTACACCTAAGCTACGTTTACCAGAAAATATTAATGTGGTAGATATTTTAAAGAAAGTAGTATTTATCTTTATTTTTATTCCTTTACTGATATCTGCACTTAATATCTTAAATATCGATTCAGTTTCTGAACCGGCAAGTAATATGTTAGAAAGCTTTTTTAATGCAATACCAAAGGTATTGGTTGCTACTATAATACTTATTGTATTTTTAGTTGGAGGAAGGTTTTTAAGTGAGTTGTTAAAAGATTTGTTAGACAGTTTAAATTTAAATGAAGTTCTAAATAAAGCAGGACTTACATCTTTAACAGGAAAAACAAATATAGAAAGGTTAATAGCAAACTTAGTATATGCATTTATAATAGTTTTTGGTTTAATAACTGCTATAGATAAATTAGAGTTTACCAAATTATCTGAAATTATGTTTACTGTAGTAGAAATGGGTGGTAATATAATATTTGGTTTGGTAATTCTTGCTATTGGAAATTGGATTGCTACTGTAGCTTCTAAGAATTTCTTAAAATCGGATAATAACCCGTTTGTGGGTAATATTATTAAAATAGCCATATTAGCAATATTCTTAGCTATTGGTTTAAGTAGAATGGGTATTGCAGAAGATATAATTAATCTTGCATTTGGTATTACTTTGGGTGCAATTGCCTTAACAGTAGTATTAGCATTTGGTCTTGGTGGTCGAGAGGCTGCAGGAAAACAAATGAGCAAAATATTAGACAAGTTTAATCAAAAATAA